One segment of Thermococcus sp. AM4 DNA contains the following:
- a CDS encoding ATP-binding protein, with the protein MDRAVSILDGILGWLVLFGVKYLETKDFEKAMEATLNVAKGLLFGDLGELERRSRRYTEILRAIALGYSRWGLIRDYLAVKGMKTPEPRLYELLKNLKKRGWVEEENREYRLADPVVKLILRGS; encoded by the coding sequence ATGGACCGCGCCGTATCAATCCTTGACGGAATTCTTGGCTGGCTCGTCCTCTTCGGCGTGAAATACCTTGAGACGAAAGACTTCGAAAAGGCAATGGAGGCGACGCTCAACGTTGCAAAGGGCCTGCTGTTCGGTGATCTGGGGGAGCTTGAGAGGAGGAGCAGGAGGTACACTGAGATTTTACGGGCGATAGCCCTCGGCTACAGCAGGTGGGGCCTGATAAGGGATTACCTCGCCGTGAAGGGTATGAAGACTCCAGAACCGAGGCTGTACGAACTTCTCAAGAACCTGAAGAAGAGGGGGTGGGTTGAGGAGGAGAACCGGGAGTACAGACTGGCCGACCCCGTGGTCAAGCTAATCCTGAGAGGGTCGTAG
- the speE gene encoding polyamine aminopropyltransferase, with protein sequence MGFNEMEGAFIEWYPRGYGVAFKVKRRLFAIQTDYQRLEIYETEGFGKLLVLDDTVQLVEVGEESYHEALVHPVMLAHPNPRRVLVIGGGDGGTLREVLRHETVEKATMVEIDEGVVEASYLYLDVAKDLLERLIKGEEERAELIIGDGVKYLRETDERFDVIIVDSTDPVGPAKLLFSEEFYRSAYEKLNERGLYVTQAGSVYLFTNELLDAYRAMKKVFDRVYYFSFPVIGYASPWSFLVGVKGDVDFTRIDVERASKLDLYYYDPERHETLFQMPRYVRKLLEDGK encoded by the coding sequence ATGGGATTCAACGAGATGGAGGGTGCCTTCATCGAATGGTACCCGAGGGGCTACGGTGTGGCTTTCAAGGTCAAGAGGAGGCTCTTCGCGATTCAGACAGACTACCAGAGGCTCGAGATCTATGAAACCGAGGGATTTGGAAAGCTTCTGGTTCTCGATGACACCGTTCAGCTCGTGGAGGTTGGGGAGGAGAGCTACCACGAGGCGCTCGTTCATCCGGTTATGCTCGCGCACCCGAACCCCAGGAGGGTTCTCGTCATAGGTGGTGGGGACGGAGGAACCCTGAGGGAAGTCCTCAGGCACGAGACCGTCGAAAAGGCCACGATGGTTGAGATCGACGAGGGGGTCGTTGAGGCTTCCTACCTTTACCTCGACGTTGCGAAGGATCTCCTCGAACGCCTCATAAAGGGCGAGGAGGAGAGGGCCGAGCTCATAATCGGGGACGGCGTGAAGTACCTCAGAGAAACCGACGAGCGCTTTGACGTCATAATCGTCGATTCAACCGATCCCGTCGGCCCGGCGAAGCTCCTCTTTTCCGAGGAGTTCTACCGCTCGGCCTACGAGAAGCTCAACGAAAGGGGCCTCTACGTCACCCAGGCCGGTAGCGTCTACCTCTTCACCAACGAGCTCCTCGATGCATACAGGGCGATGAAGAAGGTCTTCGACAGGGTTTACTACTTCAGCTTCCCCGTCATCGGCTACGCCTCGCCCTGGAGCTTCCTCGTCGGTGTGAAGGGTGACGTCGATTTCACCAGGATAGACGTCGAGAGGGCCAGCAAGCTGGACCTCTACTACTACGATCCTGAGAGGCACGAGACCCTCTTCCAGATGCCCCGCTACGTAAGGAAACTCCTGGAGGACGGGAAGTGA
- a CDS encoding bifunctional 2-polyprenyl-6-hydroxyphenol methylase/3-demethylubiquinol 3-O-methyltransferase UbiG — protein sequence MGEDWYESKKRRLRELYWEQNDGNPYLPNGFLVYPHEIYDFFLSFINHPGRVIDLGCGNGLLLRHLVKNSGYGLIPYGVDFIEESIEQAKREILPEFADNFTVANVRDYVREIPDGYFDFIFFDPYNVHPEDLPETVSHLIRVCRAGGRIIFYTYHDVLESLNLEWVGDFLPEEVRGKLERFNHLEVSVGVFEKRGKAKSLTPLSQSLSSPEPRATRRRSPSPRRK from the coding sequence ATGGGGGAAGATTGGTACGAGAGCAAGAAGAGAAGGCTCAGAGAGTTGTACTGGGAACAAAACGATGGAAACCCCTATCTACCCAACGGGTTCCTCGTATACCCACACGAGATTTACGACTTCTTCCTCAGCTTCATAAATCACCCGGGCAGGGTCATAGACCTCGGTTGCGGAAACGGCCTGCTTTTGAGGCACTTAGTCAAGAACTCAGGGTATGGGCTAATCCCTTACGGCGTGGACTTCATAGAGGAGTCAATAGAACAGGCGAAGCGCGAAATACTGCCCGAGTTCGCGGACAATTTCACAGTCGCCAACGTCAGGGACTACGTGCGCGAGATCCCGGACGGGTACTTTGATTTCATCTTCTTTGACCCCTACAACGTCCATCCCGAGGATTTGCCAGAGACGGTGAGCCATCTGATCCGGGTGTGCAGAGCTGGAGGCAGGATCATATTTTACACGTACCACGACGTCCTGGAGTCCCTGAACTTAGAGTGGGTTGGAGACTTCCTGCCGGAGGAGGTCAGAGGGAAACTGGAGAGATTCAACCATCTCGAGGTGTCCGTAGGGGTGTTTGAGAAAAGGGGAAAGGCTAAAAGCCTCACTCCACTTTCTCAATCCCTATCTTCGCCTGAACCTCGGGCCACTCGACGACGTAGCCCTTCGCCTCGCCGAAAATAA
- a CDS encoding creatininase family protein, producing the protein MRVEELSWPEFDRIKDKLVAVILPVGSVEAHGRHLPLGTDVFAPVRIAELVEQKIRERGKEVLLMPPIWYGHSFALNVYPGTINVRPESLRMYVGDVLAELAAEGFRRIVLLNGHGGNVYPLTEAAEDVAELYPDVEVYLINWWLDFREEILSVCSSQGHAGEDETSVMLAVRPELVNMREARGRKVKRNVRVIRKDIGKEVFPDGLNDDPSPATAEKGERILQLVSERIARVILGEEE; encoded by the coding sequence GTGAGGGTGGAGGAGCTGAGCTGGCCCGAGTTCGATAGAATCAAGGACAAGCTTGTCGCGGTTATACTGCCTGTGGGTAGCGTTGAGGCCCACGGCAGGCACCTGCCCCTCGGAACTGACGTCTTCGCTCCGGTGAGGATAGCCGAGCTGGTTGAGCAAAAGATCAGGGAGAGGGGAAAGGAAGTCCTTCTCATGCCCCCAATCTGGTACGGGCACAGCTTTGCCCTGAACGTTTACCCCGGCACGATCAACGTCCGGCCCGAGTCTCTTAGGATGTACGTCGGTGATGTGCTCGCGGAACTCGCGGCCGAAGGCTTCAGGAGGATAGTCCTTCTCAACGGGCACGGCGGGAACGTCTATCCCCTCACGGAGGCCGCGGAGGACGTGGCAGAGCTTTACCCCGACGTCGAGGTTTACCTCATCAACTGGTGGCTCGACTTCAGGGAGGAGATCCTCTCGGTGTGCTCCAGCCAGGGGCATGCCGGGGAGGACGAGACATCCGTCATGCTGGCGGTGAGGCCCGAGCTCGTTAACATGCGCGAGGCCCGGGGAAGGAAGGTTAAGAGAAATGTCAGGGTGATAAGGAAGGATATAGGAAAGGAGGTATTTCCCGACGGTCTCAACGACGACCCCTCGCCGGCGACCGCCGAGAAGGGGGAGAGAATACTCCAGCTGGTGTCGGAGAGGATAGCCCGCGTGATCCTTGGTGAAGAGGAATGA
- a CDS encoding lysylphosphatidylglycerol synthase domain-containing protein: MKLNRRYFSLFLTLFLGLFLAYRVRKELSSIDWSRIDPSCFPAVFLFGVLAFLAYTAIWYFLLSSIREVSFKRLLELNLVGSYLSMTLNSALGGIVKARYALPNWWQSVGVIALATALEILPGGVVAVISGDLVVLPALLFLLWAVVHEDSVYPLVAFPFRLLGKEEWIRNFYLGWKRAKLNRSAFLRAVAVAPLQSLFLALALVATGGAFGVRVPIGKGLIAVAYSTVLGGVFGTPGGIGGNELGVILAIGDVSAAATMAFVYKFFTQYVFAIIGAVPFYRVLRENGKSL; the protein is encoded by the coding sequence GTGAAGCTCAACAGGAGGTACTTTTCCCTCTTCCTTACTCTTTTCCTCGGCCTCTTTCTCGCCTACAGGGTGAGGAAGGAGCTGAGTTCCATCGACTGGTCGAGGATTGACCCCTCATGCTTTCCGGCAGTCTTCCTTTTCGGGGTTCTGGCGTTCCTCGCCTACACCGCGATATGGTACTTCCTGCTGTCATCGATCAGGGAGGTCTCCTTCAAAAGACTGCTCGAACTCAACCTCGTCGGGAGCTACCTCTCGATGACCCTCAACTCCGCCCTCGGCGGGATTGTGAAGGCCAGGTACGCCCTCCCCAACTGGTGGCAGTCGGTGGGAGTTATTGCCCTGGCAACCGCTTTGGAGATTCTCCCCGGTGGCGTGGTGGCGGTGATATCTGGCGATCTCGTGGTCCTCCCGGCCCTTCTCTTCCTGCTCTGGGCCGTCGTTCACGAGGACTCCGTTTATCCCCTCGTGGCGTTCCCCTTCCGGCTTTTAGGAAAGGAGGAGTGGATACGGAACTTCTACCTCGGCTGGAAGAGGGCCAAGCTCAATAGGAGTGCCTTCCTCAGGGCCGTTGCCGTTGCCCCGCTCCAGTCCCTGTTCCTGGCCCTCGCCCTCGTTGCCACCGGTGGGGCCTTTGGGGTACGGGTTCCGATTGGGAAAGGGCTCATTGCAGTGGCTTACTCAACGGTTCTTGGGGGTGTTTTCGGAACGCCCGGGGGGATCGGGGGGAACGAACTCGGCGTTATCCTCGCCATCGGAGACGTTTCCGCGGCTGCAACGATGGCCTTCGTGTACAAGTTCTTCACCCAGTACGTTTTTGCTATCATCGGGGCGGTTCCATTCTACCGGGTTCTGAGGGAGAACGGAAAATCCTTATAG
- a CDS encoding archaeosortase/exosortase family protein — MSPKQFTRTIILLLIGAVGLSVLFKPIENYLITLVARVAFLILTPVKGVSLVDGTIYGNGISVEVVYLCTPAPVFGLVVAYFALTWRGLKDLILLPVSFLIMALFDGLRIAVMFVLLEHNCSMFIAHDVTAYASFLAAIGFILFIREKT; from the coding sequence GTGTCCCCAAAGCAGTTTACGAGAACGATCATCCTACTGCTAATCGGAGCGGTTGGGCTCTCAGTTTTGTTCAAGCCCATAGAAAACTATCTGATCACCCTCGTTGCCCGGGTGGCGTTTTTGATCCTGACGCCCGTGAAGGGCGTAAGCCTTGTCGACGGCACAATATACGGGAACGGGATCTCCGTTGAAGTTGTCTATCTATGCACCCCAGCCCCGGTGTTCGGGCTCGTGGTTGCATACTTTGCCCTTACCTGGAGGGGATTGAAGGATCTGATCCTGCTTCCGGTGTCGTTTCTCATAATGGCCCTGTTCGATGGACTGAGGATAGCCGTTATGTTTGTGCTCCTTGAGCACAACTGTTCAATGTTCATAGCCCATGACGTAACAGCCTACGCAAGCTTTCTCGCGGCTATTGGTTTTATCCTGTTTATACGGGAAAAGACGTGA
- a CDS encoding cation:proton antiporter — protein MQIIGYVLVIIALGRFLAELFERIGYPGIVGEITAGLLLGYFLRNVPVSEMDLLAEFGIFFLMILAGLEITAEELRMGGKKALPVYLVTLAVMFFITLPFTGYSVSTGNVLAAAILAVASAPIVVRIKRFFGEDYLHVALSYAIISEVAILVLVYILANFKEAHDPADLAITVVKQVLFIGGVLYLNYKIGIQHKVWLVTQLRRLRSDEAVFGAFMIFAATLGFISEEVGMHFTIGAFLAGLILHSDLVGTRQYERLETILSGVTYGIFAPIFFAWRGMNFRAEVTLATVYFFLAIYFVRFLLTVVLTWDGRLVSSIAKATGLVSFGILGLLVSDLGNSYGVLTGELYSISALTSIGGIFLAATIGRGLSLLRRSGGKGL, from the coding sequence ATGCAGATCATCGGGTACGTGCTCGTCATCATAGCCCTGGGCAGGTTTTTGGCTGAACTCTTCGAGAGGATAGGCTACCCGGGGATAGTTGGCGAGATAACTGCCGGTCTTCTCCTCGGCTACTTCCTCAGGAACGTTCCGGTTAGCGAGATGGATCTCCTGGCCGAGTTCGGAATATTTTTCCTCATGATCCTCGCGGGCCTTGAGATAACCGCTGAGGAGCTCCGCATGGGCGGCAAAAAGGCCCTTCCCGTTTACCTAGTGACGCTCGCGGTTATGTTCTTCATAACCCTGCCCTTCACCGGCTACTCTGTGTCCACCGGAAACGTCCTCGCGGCCGCGATCCTTGCAGTTGCCAGCGCCCCCATAGTCGTCCGGATAAAGCGCTTCTTCGGTGAGGACTACCTCCACGTGGCCCTCTCGTACGCCATAATAAGCGAGGTTGCCATACTCGTTCTCGTGTACATACTCGCCAACTTCAAGGAGGCCCACGATCCGGCGGATCTCGCGATAACGGTCGTGAAGCAGGTTCTCTTCATAGGCGGCGTGCTCTACCTCAACTACAAGATCGGAATACAGCACAAGGTCTGGCTGGTAACTCAGCTCAGGCGCCTCAGGAGCGACGAGGCCGTCTTCGGGGCCTTCATGATCTTCGCGGCAACGCTCGGCTTTATAAGCGAGGAAGTTGGAATGCACTTCACGATAGGTGCCTTCCTGGCCGGTTTGATACTCCACAGCGATCTGGTGGGAACGAGGCAGTACGAGAGGCTTGAGACGATCCTGAGCGGCGTTACCTACGGCATCTTCGCCCCGATATTCTTCGCCTGGCGCGGGATGAACTTCAGGGCTGAGGTTACCCTCGCGACGGTTTACTTCTTCCTGGCCATCTACTTCGTCCGCTTCCTCCTGACCGTCGTTCTGACGTGGGACGGAAGGCTCGTCAGCTCAATTGCCAAAGCCACAGGGCTTGTGAGCTTTGGGATCCTTGGCCTGCTCGTCTCGGACCTCGGAAACTCCTACGGCGTCTTAACCGGCGAGCTCTACTCGATATCGGCTTTGACGTCCATCGGGGGCATTTTCCTCGCGGCAACGATCGGCAGGGGCCTTTCCCTCCTCCGCCGTTCGGGTGGGAAAGGTTTATAA
- the ileS gene encoding isoleucine--tRNA ligase, producing the protein MIKEPEFREYNPGKLEEKIEAFWKENDTYEKVKASRANGPKYYFLDGPPYVSGAIHLGTAWNKIIKDMIIRFRTMQGYNVRRQPGFDMHGLPIEVKVEQALGLKTKKDIETEIGVDNFIKKCKEFALNNLKIMTEQFKMLGIWMDWDNPYMTIKNEYIESGWFTLKKAWEKGLLEKDKRVLHWCPRCETALAEHEVRGEYKVRKDPSIYVKFPVEGKENEYLLIWTTTPWTLPANLAVTVHPEYDYAKVRVETENGEEYWIIAKALVERVLAEVGVKGEVVETFKGEELEGVRYVHVLLDEYPAQKEFREKYEWAHRVILGEHVTLEDGTGLVHTAPGHGEEDFEVGQKYGLPVYSPVDDQGRYTEGRWKGVYVKDADPEIIEHLRGKGYLVKAGTIEHKYPHCWRCKTPLIFRATDQWFLKVSKVKDKIIKENDEKVTWYPDWVKVRYDNGVMNSGDWVISRQRYWGIPLPIWQAEDGEIYVVGSFEELVKLAVAIEVNGERVELPEDYNEKLRVIEEKLGPEDLHRPYVDAFIIKVNGKEMKRVRDVVDVWFDSGIASWASLDYPRNKELFEKLWPADFIVEGEDQVTKWFYSQQAASVIAFDTVPYRAVAMHGYVLDEKGDKMSKSLGNIIRPEEVVQKEGRDPFRFYMLWATNPWENLRFSWKGLEQVKRMLNILWNVYVLSATYMSLDNFDPTKLKPEELPFREEDRWILSRVNGLIKDVEEGIETFRLTKATRAIYNFVVEDLSRWYVRLIRKRMWVEGDDPDKLASYYTVWKVFDVLLRLMAPFTPYIAEEIYQNMLRPFLGVESVHMLDWPKPDENAIDEELEREMEAVRKIVEAGSSARQRAKIKLRYPVRRIIVETEDETVKKAVERLNRILRDQLNAKEVVVGKVERELVIKPNFAKVGPKFKGDAKLVIAWINEHGRELYEKGEMDVEIEGKTFHLTREHLTIEEKLPDFFVSEEFEGGRVFVDKTLTRELLAEGLAREFVRRIQEMRKRLDLDVNDRIAVTIETTDENRELLEENLDYIKKETRATEVIFGEAKGYVVEWPEVQAKIGIEKVE; encoded by the coding sequence ATGATTAAGGAGCCGGAGTTTAGGGAATACAACCCGGGTAAGCTGGAGGAGAAAATAGAGGCCTTTTGGAAGGAGAACGACACCTACGAGAAGGTCAAGGCCAGCAGGGCGAACGGCCCGAAGTACTACTTCCTCGACGGACCGCCGTACGTGAGCGGTGCAATACACCTTGGAACTGCCTGGAACAAGATAATCAAGGACATGATAATCCGTTTCCGGACGATGCAGGGCTACAACGTTCGCAGACAGCCGGGCTTCGACATGCACGGCCTGCCGATAGAGGTCAAGGTCGAGCAGGCCCTCGGGCTCAAAACCAAGAAGGACATCGAGACCGAGATAGGCGTCGACAACTTCATCAAGAAGTGTAAGGAGTTCGCCCTCAACAACCTGAAGATAATGACCGAGCAGTTCAAGATGCTCGGAATCTGGATGGACTGGGACAACCCCTACATGACGATAAAGAACGAGTACATCGAATCGGGCTGGTTTACCCTCAAGAAAGCCTGGGAGAAGGGGCTCTTGGAGAAGGACAAGCGCGTTCTCCACTGGTGCCCGCGCTGTGAGACGGCCTTAGCTGAACACGAGGTCCGCGGTGAGTACAAGGTCAGGAAGGACCCGAGCATCTACGTCAAGTTCCCGGTCGAGGGCAAGGAGAACGAGTACCTCCTCATCTGGACGACAACGCCCTGGACGCTCCCGGCCAACTTAGCCGTTACCGTTCACCCCGAGTACGACTACGCGAAGGTCAGGGTCGAGACCGAGAACGGCGAGGAGTACTGGATAATCGCGAAGGCCCTCGTCGAGCGCGTTCTTGCTGAGGTCGGAGTCAAGGGCGAGGTAGTTGAAACCTTCAAGGGCGAGGAGCTTGAGGGAGTGAGATACGTTCACGTCCTTCTCGACGAGTATCCCGCCCAAAAAGAGTTCCGCGAGAAGTACGAGTGGGCTCACCGCGTAATCCTCGGCGAGCATGTAACCCTTGAGGACGGTACAGGACTGGTTCACACCGCGCCGGGCCATGGTGAAGAAGACTTCGAGGTCGGGCAGAAGTACGGTCTGCCTGTTTACAGCCCGGTCGACGACCAGGGTCGCTACACCGAGGGCAGGTGGAAGGGCGTCTACGTCAAGGACGCCGACCCGGAGATAATCGAGCACCTTCGCGGAAAGGGCTACCTCGTCAAGGCTGGAACGATAGAGCACAAGTACCCGCACTGCTGGCGCTGTAAGACCCCGCTGATTTTCAGGGCAACAGACCAGTGGTTCCTCAAGGTGAGTAAAGTCAAGGACAAGATAATCAAGGAGAACGACGAGAAGGTCACCTGGTATCCTGACTGGGTGAAGGTCAGATACGACAACGGCGTCATGAACTCGGGCGACTGGGTCATAAGCAGGCAGAGGTACTGGGGAATACCTCTTCCGATATGGCAGGCCGAGGACGGCGAGATATACGTCGTTGGAAGCTTTGAGGAGCTTGTCAAGCTCGCCGTTGCGATAGAGGTTAACGGCGAGCGCGTTGAACTCCCGGAGGACTACAACGAAAAGCTCAGGGTCATAGAGGAGAAGCTTGGCCCAGAAGATTTGCACAGGCCCTACGTCGATGCATTCATCATAAAGGTCAACGGCAAGGAGATGAAGCGCGTCAGGGACGTCGTTGACGTCTGGTTCGACAGTGGTATAGCGAGCTGGGCTTCGCTCGACTATCCAAGGAACAAGGAGCTCTTTGAGAAGCTCTGGCCGGCCGACTTCATAGTCGAGGGCGAAGACCAGGTTACGAAGTGGTTCTACTCCCAGCAGGCCGCCAGCGTCATAGCCTTCGACACCGTGCCGTACAGAGCGGTTGCCATGCACGGCTACGTTTTAGATGAAAAGGGCGACAAGATGAGCAAGAGCCTCGGCAACATCATAAGGCCCGAGGAGGTCGTCCAGAAGGAGGGAAGGGACCCGTTCCGCTTCTACATGCTCTGGGCCACCAACCCCTGGGAGAACCTCCGCTTCAGCTGGAAGGGCCTCGAGCAAGTCAAGAGGATGCTCAACATACTCTGGAACGTCTACGTGCTCAGCGCCACCTACATGAGCCTCGACAACTTCGACCCGACGAAGCTCAAGCCCGAGGAGCTTCCGTTCCGCGAGGAAGACAGGTGGATACTCAGCAGGGTCAACGGGCTCATAAAGGACGTGGAGGAGGGCATAGAGACCTTCAGGCTGACGAAGGCAACCAGAGCAATCTACAACTTCGTCGTCGAGGACCTGAGCAGGTGGTACGTCCGCCTAATCCGGAAGCGCATGTGGGTCGAGGGCGACGACCCGGACAAGCTGGCCTCTTACTACACCGTCTGGAAGGTCTTCGACGTCCTGCTGAGGCTGATGGCCCCGTTCACGCCCTACATAGCCGAGGAGATATACCAGAACATGCTCAGGCCGTTCCTCGGCGTGGAGAGCGTCCACATGCTCGACTGGCCGAAGCCCGACGAAAACGCGATAGACGAGGAGCTCGAGCGCGAGATGGAGGCGGTAAGGAAGATAGTCGAGGCGGGTTCAAGCGCCAGGCAGAGGGCCAAGATAAAGCTCCGCTACCCGGTCAGGAGGATAATCGTCGAGACCGAGGACGAGACAGTAAAGAAGGCCGTCGAGAGGCTCAACAGAATCCTGCGCGACCAGCTCAACGCCAAAGAAGTGGTCGTCGGAAAGGTCGAGCGCGAGCTCGTCATCAAGCCGAACTTCGCGAAAGTTGGCCCGAAGTTCAAGGGCGACGCCAAGCTCGTGATAGCCTGGATAAACGAGCACGGGAGGGAGCTCTACGAGAAGGGCGAGATGGACGTGGAAATCGAGGGCAAGACCTTCCACCTCACGAGGGAGCACCTGACCATCGAGGAGAAACTGCCTGACTTCTTCGTTAGCGAAGAGTTCGAGGGTGGAAGGGTCTTCGTGGACAAGACCCTCACGAGGGAGCTTTTGGCGGAGGGCCTCGCCAGGGAGTTCGTCAGAAGGATACAGGAGATGCGCAAGCGCCTTGATTTGGACGTGAACGACAGAATCGCCGTCACTATAGAGACCACCGACGAGAACCGCGAACTGCTCGAGGAGAACCTCGACTACATAAAGAAGGAAACCAGGGCGACCGAGGTTATTTTCGGCGAGGCGAAGGGCTACGTCGTCGAGTGGCCCGAGGTTCAGGCGAAGATAGGGATTGAGAAAGTGGAGTGA
- a CDS encoding pyruvoyl-dependent arginine decarboxylase: protein MSWMTPKRAFMGAAAAEGGTKLNAFDNALLKLGIGNVNLVKLSSVIPAHIEWIEKVHDVPIGMLLPTVYAHIESDEPGMTISAALGVGISEGNQGGLIYEYSGYCTKEEAEEMVRKMVEEGFAVRGWKLKEFKAVSAEITVKEKPAAVVAAVVMFPY from the coding sequence ATGAGCTGGATGACGCCCAAGAGGGCTTTCATGGGTGCTGCTGCCGCAGAAGGAGGAACGAAGCTCAACGCTTTCGATAACGCCCTTCTAAAGCTCGGCATAGGGAACGTTAATCTAGTCAAGCTCAGCAGCGTTATACCCGCCCACATAGAATGGATCGAGAAGGTCCACGACGTTCCGATAGGGATGCTCCTCCCGACGGTTTACGCGCACATCGAGAGCGACGAGCCTGGGATGACGATAAGCGCTGCGCTCGGCGTCGGCATAAGCGAGGGCAACCAAGGCGGCCTGATCTACGAGTATTCCGGCTACTGCACGAAGGAAGAGGCCGAAGAAATGGTCAGGAAAATGGTCGAGGAAGGCTTCGCAGTTCGCGGCTGGAAGCTCAAAGAGTTCAAGGCAGTCTCAGCCGAGATAACTGTCAAGGAAAAGCCCGCCGCCGTTGTTGCTGCTGTCGTCATGTTCCCCTACTAA